Proteins encoded by one window of Anopheles maculipalpis chromosome 2RL, idAnoMacuDA_375_x, whole genome shotgun sequence:
- the LOC126559961 gene encoding uncharacterized protein LOC126559961 codes for MARYLAEVVVRNIRCVFRCETSNEAVVLIKTQQAHSVEKCPKKCHCEVFSKLSEAFQGLLCCAIGQNSYRFGRKVCCCRVAVLLYIRQLHWTD; via the exons ATGGCGAGATATCTGGCTGAAGTAGTCGTGCGAAATATTCGATGCGTTTTCCGTTGCGAGACTTCCAACGAAGCGGTCGTGCTCATCAAGACTCAACAGGCGCACTCGGTGGAAAAGTGTCCAAA GAAGTGTCACTGTGAAGTCTTTTCAAAGCTAAGTGAAGCATTTCAAGGCTTACTGTGCTGTGCAATCGGTCAAAACAGCTACCGTTTTGGACGAAAAGTGTGCTGCTGCCGTGTAGCTGTGCTCTTGTACATCCGTCAACTTCACTGGACCGATTGA
- the LOC126558067 gene encoding uncharacterized PE-PGRS family protein PE_PGRS54-like: MKQHYLTSILLAVCLLTGSTLAQIGVGVGGIGVTVLGSSSIIGVTVATTVAAAATTTVAPVTTTAAPAVTVAPTTIAAAATTTTAAPTTTAAAATTASATGNTVVFNINGSIVTVASTDQATIAAIIAALSATTTTVAATTTTAAATTTTAAATTTTAAPTTVAATTAATTTTVAATTAATTAATTAAATTTTAAAATTTTAAPSISITININGSTTVISTSDPNLLTILTQILNGLSTTTTTAAAATTTTTAAAAAGTTTTAAPIIRGGCGGHGGRIGIGFGAGIGLRGGGGIGFGIGGGIRGPGIIRPIIGAAANTAGNVIGTAVNAAGAVAGSGLNLASGILGGAANLATGVLGGLGNAIGGIGTGLAAAANGGLRAGASLPVGVNAGTRAGFGIGGNLGARAGLNGGIGAGFGAGIGAGFGGGIGAGAGARFGFNG; the protein is encoded by the exons ATGAAGCAGCACTACCTTACTTCTATCCTGCTTGCCGTGTGCCTGCTCACCGGCAGCACGCTTGCCCAGATCGGTGTCGGAGTAGGAGGCATCGGTGTCACTGTCCTCGGCTCGTCCTCTATCATTGGCGTTACCGTGGCCACAACGGTAGCTGCGGCAGCAACTACCACCGTCGCACCCGTAACTACCACCGCCGCCCCAGCCGTTACTGTTGCCCCTACGACCATCGCTGCCGCTGCAACAACGACTACCGCTGCTCCAACCACTACCGCAGCAGCCGCCACAACCGCTTCCGCAACGGGAAATACTGTTGTTTTTAACATCAACGGAA GTATCGTAACTGTCGCTTCAACCGATCAAGCCACGATCGCTGCTATTATCGCAGCACTGTCTGCTACTACCACTACAGTTGCCGCTACGACAACTACCGCGGCCGCCACGACTACTACGGCTGCCGCTACGACCACTACGGCTGCACCGACTACCGTCGCTGCGACCACCgctgctaccaccaccaccgtcgcAGCCACCACGGCCGCCACTACTGCAGCCACGACTGCCGCTGCGACCActaccaccgccgccgccgctaCCACAACGACAGCCGCTCCATCCATCTCGATTACGATCAACATCAATGGATCAACGACCGTGATTTCTACATCCGATCCCAATCTGCTGACGATTCTTACCCAAATTCTCAACGGCCTgtccacgacgacgacgaccgccgccgccgccaccaccaccactaccgctGCTGCCGCAGCTGGAACAACAACCACTGCCGCTCCGATCATCCGAGGCGGCTGTGGAGGCCATGGCGGAAGAATCGGAATCGGTTTCGGCGCCGGAATTGGACTGCGCGGAGGTGGCGGCATCGGTTTCGGTATCGGAGGCGGTATCCGTGGACCTGGAATTATTCGTCCCATCATCGGTGCTGCCGCCAACACGGCGGGCAACGTAATCGGTACGGCTGTTAACGCTGCTGGCGCTGTTGCCGGATCAGGACTGAATCTCGCATCCGGTATTCTCGGTGGTGCGGCCAACCTCGCTACTGGTGTCCTCGGTGGACTAGGCAACGCAATCGGTGGTATCGGAACGGGATTGGCGGCTGCCGCTAATGGTGGACTGCGAGCCGGAGCCAGTCTTCCGGTTGGTGTGAACGCTGGTACTCGTGCAGGTTTTGGAATTGGCGGAAATTTGGGAGCGCGAGCAGGGCTCAACGGTGGAATTGGAGCTGGATTCGGAGCAGGAATTGGTGCAGGATTTGGAGGTGGAATTGGAGCAGGAGCCGGTGCCCGATTTGGCTTCAATGGATAA